A genomic region of Acidobacteriota bacterium contains the following coding sequences:
- a CDS encoding nucleotidyltransferase family protein: MARNRPTVRARCHTGVVLAAGRGTRMQRPEPDLRLTRDQSTWADEGLKALVPFHGWPFIAYTLSALAAAGIDDVCVVVRPGRDPVRSMVGRLATRRLRVSFAEQVVARGTADALRSAESLVGETDFLVINGDNYYAPVTLARMARAPIPSMAGFLPATVAGARPDGAARLANYALARADARGRLAGFVEKPAVDPQVVSAPRTYVSMQCWRLDASVFDACRTLPPSPRGELELPDAVLAAARATGRPVHVVPVGEDVLDLSTRRDIPLVERALVGVEIAL; this comes from the coding sequence TTGGCCCGTAACAGACCGACGGTTCGGGCCCGCTGCCACACGGGGGTCGTGCTCGCGGCCGGCCGCGGCACCCGCATGCAGCGGCCGGAGCCCGACCTTCGCCTCACGCGGGACCAGTCGACGTGGGCAGACGAGGGCCTCAAGGCCCTGGTGCCGTTCCACGGCTGGCCGTTCATCGCCTACACGCTCTCGGCGCTCGCCGCGGCTGGCATCGACGACGTGTGCGTCGTCGTCAGGCCGGGTCGCGACCCGGTGCGCTCGATGGTCGGGCGACTCGCGACGCGGCGGCTTCGCGTGTCGTTCGCCGAGCAGGTCGTGGCTCGCGGCACCGCCGACGCGCTGCGGTCGGCCGAGTCGCTGGTCGGCGAGACGGACTTCCTCGTGATCAACGGCGACAACTATTACGCGCCGGTCACGCTGGCACGCATGGCTCGCGCGCCGATTCCGTCGATGGCGGGCTTCCTCCCGGCGACCGTTGCCGGCGCACGGCCCGATGGCGCCGCGAGGTTGGCCAACTACGCGCTGGCCCGGGCCGACGCGCGCGGCCGCCTCGCCGGGTTCGTCGAGAAACCGGCCGTCGACCCCCAGGTCGTGTCCGCCCCACGCACGTACGTCAGCATGCAGTGCTGGCGCCTCGATGCCTCGGTGTTCGACGCGTGCCGCACGCTGCCGCCCTCGCCGCGCGGCGAACTCGAGCTGCCGGACGCGGTCCTGGCCGCCGCCCGGGCAACCGGCCGCCCCGTGCACGTCGTACCGGTCGGCGAGGACGTGCTCGACCTGTCGACTCGCCGGGACATCCCGTTGGTCGAACGCGCCCTCGTCGGCGTGGAGATCGCCCTGTGA
- a CDS encoding galactokinase: protein MGRLLTSAAVGETIARLTDEACCADGLRRAGVGPVRATALGRRVARSAARLLELGGRRSAEACAFVVPGRIEVLGKHTDYGGGRSLLAATEQAAVVVAARRADRRLVIDDVGLGRHASVELAPDLERAPGEWSNYLRVPAAWLATHFPSEVSGVSMVFESDLPRAAGLSSSSVLVTSAFLALSSLGAFNRSERFVSAVPDRLALAECLAAIEAGRPYGRFDENDGVGTLGGSEDHTAIVAAVDGHLAQYAFGPIRFERAVAAPADHLFVVAASGVEASKTGAQRDAYNALSGRLRSIERVLQDLDPHLPRSLGMAIEQAPGLVGEIRALLDREPAGRRESLLARFDQFVAETLELVSGAADALDAGNLPLFGALVDRSQALAERGLGNQVAETVSLQRLARAAGAVAASAFGAGFGGSVWALVHASDVDRLERDWRAAYLRAHPERAATATFFRTRASMPAIRLELA, encoded by the coding sequence ATGGGCCGGCTGCTCACCAGCGCGGCCGTCGGCGAGACGATCGCGCGACTCACCGACGAGGCGTGCTGTGCCGACGGACTTCGACGCGCGGGCGTGGGCCCCGTCCGGGCGACCGCGCTCGGCCGTCGTGTGGCCCGCTCTGCGGCCCGGCTCCTCGAGCTCGGTGGTCGTCGCTCTGCCGAGGCGTGCGCGTTCGTCGTGCCCGGCCGCATCGAGGTGCTCGGCAAGCACACCGACTATGGCGGTGGACGGAGCCTGCTCGCCGCGACCGAGCAGGCCGCGGTCGTGGTCGCCGCCCGGCGTGCCGATCGACGGCTCGTCATCGACGACGTCGGCCTCGGTCGCCACGCGAGCGTCGAGCTGGCGCCAGACCTCGAGAGAGCGCCCGGCGAGTGGTCGAACTACCTGCGGGTGCCGGCGGCGTGGCTGGCGACGCACTTCCCGAGCGAGGTGTCTGGCGTCTCGATGGTCTTCGAGAGCGATCTCCCGAGGGCCGCGGGCCTCAGCAGCTCGAGCGTGCTCGTGACGAGCGCCTTCCTGGCGCTGTCGAGTCTGGGGGCGTTCAACCGCTCGGAGCGATTCGTCTCGGCCGTGCCCGACCGGCTCGCCCTCGCCGAGTGCCTCGCCGCCATCGAGGCCGGCCGGCCGTACGGCCGGTTCGACGAGAACGATGGTGTCGGCACGCTCGGAGGCAGCGAGGATCACACCGCGATTGTCGCCGCCGTCGACGGGCACCTGGCTCAGTACGCGTTCGGGCCGATCCGCTTCGAACGTGCCGTCGCGGCTCCCGCCGATCACCTGTTCGTCGTGGCGGCCAGCGGCGTCGAGGCCTCGAAGACCGGCGCCCAGCGTGACGCGTACAACGCCCTCTCGGGCCGCCTGCGATCGATCGAGCGCGTCTTGCAGGACCTCGATCCGCATCTGCCACGTTCGCTCGGGATGGCCATCGAGCAGGCGCCCGGCCTCGTGGGCGAGATCCGGGCGTTGCTCGATCGCGAACCTGCCGGGCGTCGCGAGTCGCTGCTCGCCCGCTTCGATCAGTTCGTCGCCGAGACCCTGGAACTCGTGTCCGGCGCGGCCGACGCGCTCGACGCGGGGAACCTTCCCCTGTTCGGCGCGCTGGTCGATCGGTCGCAGGCCCTGGCCGAGCGGGGGCTGGGCAATCAGGTCGCCGAGACGGTCTCTCTCCAGCGGCTGGCGCGCGCGGCGGGCGCCGTCGCGGCGTCGGCGTTCGGTGCCGGGTTCGGCGGCAGCGTGTGGGCGCTCGTGCACGCGTCGGATGTCGACCGGCTCGAACGCGACTGGCGCGCGGCGTACCTTCGCGCACACCCCGAGCGGGCAGCGACGGCGACGTTCTTTCGCACGCGCGCATCGATGCCGGCGATCCGCCTCGAGCTCGCGTGA
- a CDS encoding SDR family oxidoreductase, giving the protein MTLTDRVALVTGAKRIGLVVACELAARGADVAISYNRSAAEAREAVARIEALGRRATAVQADLRSPDECRRLVDHAAATLGRVDVLVNMASMYVQKAFDELTDDDWDLSLAIDLGTAWSCSRAAVPHMRRAGGGRIINFTDWVAASGRPRYTGYAPYYVAKMGVIGLTQVLALELAADGILVNAVAPGPIVAPPGTSDEEIREVERATPLGRWGGEAEIAKAVLALVDTDFITGETIRVDGGRHVR; this is encoded by the coding sequence ATGACGCTCACGGATCGGGTCGCCCTCGTGACGGGCGCCAAACGCATCGGCCTCGTCGTGGCCTGCGAGCTTGCCGCGCGCGGCGCCGACGTCGCAATCAGCTACAACCGATCGGCGGCCGAGGCGCGCGAGGCCGTCGCGCGGATTGAAGCGCTCGGCCGGCGGGCGACGGCCGTTCAGGCCGATCTCAGGTCGCCCGACGAGTGTCGCCGGCTGGTGGATCACGCGGCGGCGACGCTCGGCCGCGTCGACGTCCTCGTCAACATGGCGTCGATGTACGTTCAGAAGGCGTTCGACGAGCTGACCGACGACGACTGGGACCTGAGCCTGGCCATCGACCTCGGCACCGCCTGGTCGTGCAGCCGCGCGGCCGTGCCGCACATGCGCCGCGCCGGGGGCGGCCGGATCATCAACTTCACCGACTGGGTGGCCGCCAGCGGCCGGCCCCGCTATACCGGGTACGCTCCCTATTACGTAGCGAAGATGGGCGTAATCGGCCTGACGCAGGTGCTCGCGCTCGAGCTCGCCGCCGACGGCATTCTCGTCAACGCCGTCGCGCCCGGCCCCATTGTCGCGCCGCCCGGGACCTCGGACGAGGAGATCCGCGAGGTGGAGCGCGCTACGCCCCTCGGACGCTGGGGCGGCGAGGCGGAGATTGCCAAGGCCGTTCTGGCGCTCGTCGATACCGACTTCATCACGGGCGAGACCATCCGCGTCGACGGTGGCCGGCACGTGCGCTGA
- a CDS encoding DUF1326 domain-containing protein, with protein sequence MKIAPLVVALSLVALPVLGSDRAPVLTGDYVEVRTAEVFTGGCIMNSEAETLGREAVMAWRVDQGTFGGVPLDGLTVVAALAGDRNLGMREMGGEAPTRVRTAIVVDERATLPQRAALVDFARTMTDGLLGEIVSVDVAPVVFTRHGSLVDVAAGAATLTVETNVPHDVSCGAMLWFSPLGTTAGTKVGLTKTHAYWGDALGKRWRQAGKKSAFVGTFAY encoded by the coding sequence ATGAAGATCGCCCCTCTCGTCGTTGCCCTGTCGCTTGTCGCCTTGCCGGTGCTCGGGTCAGACCGCGCGCCCGTCTTGACCGGCGACTACGTCGAGGTGCGCACCGCCGAGGTCTTCACCGGCGGGTGCATCATGAACAGCGAGGCCGAGACGCTCGGCCGCGAAGCCGTGATGGCATGGCGGGTCGACCAGGGCACCTTCGGCGGCGTCCCCCTCGACGGCCTGACGGTCGTCGCGGCATTGGCCGGCGACCGCAACCTCGGCATGCGCGAGATGGGCGGCGAGGCGCCGACACGCGTCCGCACGGCCATCGTGGTCGACGAGCGCGCCACGCTGCCGCAGCGGGCCGCCCTCGTCGATTTCGCGCGGACGATGACCGACGGACTTCTGGGCGAGATCGTGAGCGTCGACGTGGCGCCCGTCGTCTTCACGCGGCACGGCAGCCTCGTCGACGTCGCGGCGGGTGCCGCCACGCTCACCGTCGAGACCAACGTGCCCCACGACGTCAGTTGCGGCGCGATGCTCTGGTTCAGCCCCCTGGGGACAACGGCCGGGACGAAGGTCGGCCTGACGAAGACCCACGCCTACTGGGGCGACGCGCTCGGGAAGCGGTGGCGCCAGGCCGGCAAGAAATCGGCGTTCGTCGGGACGTTCGCCTACTGA
- a CDS encoding FAD binding domain-containing protein has translation MKAFEYVDPTNLTQALGALSPSRGRALAIAGGQDLLALMKDYVLQPDRLVNVKRLDQTVAEADGGGWRVGAAVRLADLARHEGLRSAYPALAHAADEVGTPQIRNIGTVGGNLCQRPRCWYFRNEEFRCLKKGGPRCYAVDGENQFHAIFGDGPCHIVHPSSLAVPLLAYGAIVETAGPSGPREWPAADFFQMPDRNLFGETVLGPNELITAVRLPALKNVRSGHYEVRYKQSTDWPMAFATVALTMDGSRVASARVVLGAVAPVPWPSPAAEAVLGGQVVDEAIASRAADAAVRDAQPMSGNAYKVQVARTAVKRAVLRAAGLLA, from the coding sequence GTGAAAGCGTTCGAGTACGTCGACCCGACGAACCTCACGCAGGCGCTCGGAGCGCTCTCGCCCTCGCGCGGCCGTGCCTTGGCGATTGCCGGCGGCCAGGACCTGCTCGCGCTGATGAAGGACTACGTCCTCCAGCCCGACCGGCTCGTCAACGTCAAGCGTCTCGACCAGACGGTCGCCGAGGCGGATGGCGGCGGATGGCGCGTCGGCGCCGCCGTGCGGCTGGCCGACCTCGCCCGCCACGAGGGTCTCCGCTCGGCGTACCCGGCCCTGGCCCACGCCGCCGACGAGGTGGGGACGCCGCAGATCCGCAACATCGGGACCGTGGGTGGCAACCTGTGCCAGCGGCCCCGCTGCTGGTACTTCCGGAACGAGGAGTTCCGCTGCCTGAAGAAGGGTGGACCCCGGTGCTATGCCGTCGACGGCGAGAACCAGTTCCACGCGATTTTCGGCGACGGGCCCTGCCACATCGTCCATCCTTCGAGCCTCGCGGTGCCGTTGCTGGCGTACGGCGCGATCGTCGAGACGGCGGGGCCGTCGGGGCCGCGCGAATGGCCGGCCGCTGACTTCTTCCAGATGCCCGACCGGAACCTCTTCGGCGAGACGGTGCTCGGGCCGAACGAGTTGATCACGGCTGTCCGCCTGCCGGCGCTGAAGAACGTGCGAAGCGGCCACTACGAGGTGCGCTACAAGCAGTCGACCGACTGGCCGATGGCGTTCGCCACGGTGGCGCTCACGATGGATGGCAGCCGGGTGGCGTCGGCCCGTGTCGTGCTGGGCGCCGTCGCGCCGGTGCCGTGGCCTTCGCCGGCGGCCGAGGCGGTGCTGGGCGGCCAGGTCGTCGACGAAGCGATCGCCTCACGGGCCGCCGACGCGGCCGTGCGCGACGCGCAGCCAATGAGCGGCAACGCGTACAAGGTGCAGGTCGCACGCACCGCGGTGAAGCGCGCCGTTCTCCGCGCGGCCGGATTGCTGGCCTGA